The following proteins come from a genomic window of Myxococcales bacterium:
- a CDS encoding porin family protein, with protein sequence MNKQAFSLIAGVVFLALNPSVATAFEVPKTGYYVGLGLDLAEESFKKYNDGKGFKTGVGFILTGGNRFYANVAIEGSCEYLKHLNSKEEGDISILAFNANFKGYLTTLRFQPFVLIGIGVTRFHFKPPSGGKENNVGLSAHIGGGFDYYLSPEISVGITVAYVGTTGRISKREHTTIGLGAQYRF encoded by the coding sequence TTGAACAAGCAGGCCTTCTCGCTAATCGCCGGAGTTGTGTTTCTCGCGCTCAATCCAAGCGTTGCAACCGCGTTTGAGGTCCCCAAAACGGGATACTACGTTGGCCTCGGCCTGGATTTGGCAGAGGAGTCCTTCAAAAAGTACAACGACGGAAAAGGGTTCAAGACCGGAGTCGGTTTCATTTTGACCGGGGGTAACCGGTTCTATGCCAACGTCGCGATCGAGGGTTCGTGCGAGTATTTGAAGCACCTCAACTCCAAAGAAGAAGGCGACATCAGCATTCTGGCCTTCAACGCCAATTTCAAGGGATACCTTACGACCCTGCGGTTTCAGCCGTTTGTCTTGATCGGGATCGGGGTTACACGCTTCCATTTCAAGCCGCCGAGCGGGGGCAAAGAAAACAACGTCGGCCTCAGTGCGCACATCGGCGGGGGGTTCGACTACTATCTTTCGCCCGAGATTTCGGTCGGGATCACAGTGGCCTATGTCGGAACCACTGGGAGAATTAGTAAGCGCGAACACACGACGATCGGCCTCGGTGCACAGTACAGATTCTGA
- a CDS encoding molybdenum cofactor guanylyltransferase, whose amino-acid sequence MSQAALVLCGGFSERMGRDKASLPFGGVTLLERIVGIVAPCVDEVWLVARQGQEIPPNQKLGLQVARDPAEGLGPLAGLTAGLRAIPAERAFVVSCDLPLLQDKLIRGLFDLAKGLRAVIPTIGGHYVPTCAVYSKSLVPELEVMLAAGERRPRAILELPGVSALSEDEVRIHDPELLSFRDCNTPERYREALELAGYEPER is encoded by the coding sequence ATGTCCCAGGCAGCACTCGTCCTCTGCGGCGGCTTTTCAGAACGGATGGGCCGCGACAAAGCCAGCCTGCCCTTCGGTGGTGTAACGCTGCTCGAACGAATCGTCGGCATCGTCGCGCCGTGCGTGGATGAAGTCTGGCTCGTCGCGCGACAGGGACAGGAAATTCCACCCAACCAGAAGCTGGGACTTCAAGTGGCCCGGGACCCCGCCGAAGGGCTAGGCCCCTTGGCAGGATTGACCGCCGGGCTGCGCGCCATCCCCGCCGAACGTGCGTTCGTTGTTTCGTGTGACCTTCCCCTACTTCAGGACAAGCTCATACGTGGTCTGTTCGATCTTGCAAAGGGTCTGCGCGCTGTAATTCCGACGATCGGCGGCCACTACGTTCCAACCTGCGCGGTCTACTCGAAATCCCTGGTCCCCGAACTAGAAGTGATGCTGGCGGCCGGAGAGCGGCGCCCGCGCGCAATTTTAGAGCTGCCGGGGGTGAGTGCGCTCAGTGAAGACGAAGTCAGGATCCACGACCCCGAGTTGCTGAGCTTTCGCGACTGCAACACCCCGGAGCGATACCGCGAAGCCCTCGAGTTGGCGGGATACGAACCCGAACGCTGA
- a CDS encoding cytochrome P450, whose amino-acid sequence MREHAPVYYDEEAKVWGVTLHEDILSISKDSETFCSAEGSRPESASWVPSMINMDDPAHRLRRAIVNRGFTPRRVEDHEPKIRKICNELVDHVAARGECDFVRDLAAPLPMIVIGDMLGVLPEDRDRLLRWSDEMLGATSATAGPDALRLAVQAGSEYAAYTLDVIAKRRADPEIDDLIGLLVNSEIEGESLDEEALIHESLLILVGGDETTRHVITGGMLALMQHPDQRQMLLDDPSKIPTAVEEMLRWVSPIKNMNRTATRDVELRGQNIRKGDKVLLLYHSANRDERVFADPDRFDIERVPNEHVAFGGYGKHFCLGSSLARLELRLFFEEVLPRLPDLELAEGAKLELRPSNFIAGLEEMQVRFAPKS is encoded by the coding sequence ATGCGCGAGCATGCGCCCGTCTACTATGACGAGGAAGCCAAGGTCTGGGGCGTCACCCTGCACGAAGATATTCTCTCGATTTCAAAAGATTCCGAGACCTTCTGTTCGGCTGAGGGTTCGCGCCCAGAAAGCGCTTCGTGGGTCCCCTCGATGATCAACATGGACGACCCCGCTCACCGCCTGCGACGCGCCATCGTCAATCGCGGCTTTACCCCGCGACGGGTGGAGGATCACGAGCCCAAGATCCGAAAGATCTGCAACGAGTTGGTCGATCACGTCGCCGCGCGCGGTGAGTGCGACTTTGTGCGCGACCTCGCCGCACCCCTGCCGATGATCGTGATCGGGGACATGTTGGGGGTGCTGCCCGAAGATCGCGATCGCCTGTTGCGATGGAGCGACGAGATGCTCGGCGCCACTTCGGCTACTGCCGGGCCGGATGCCCTGAGGCTCGCCGTCCAGGCCGGCAGCGAGTACGCCGCGTATACCCTCGACGTCATCGCCAAGCGTCGCGCCGACCCGGAGATCGACGATTTGATCGGGCTGCTGGTCAACTCGGAAATCGAAGGCGAGAGCCTCGATGAAGAAGCACTGATCCACGAAAGCCTTTTGATCCTGGTTGGCGGCGACGAAACAACCCGGCACGTGATCACCGGGGGCATGCTCGCATTGATGCAACATCCCGATCAGCGCCAGATGCTGCTCGACGATCCGTCGAAGATCCCGACCGCCGTTGAGGAGATGCTGCGCTGGGTCAGCCCCATCAAGAACATGAATCGCACAGCGACCCGGGACGTAGAACTCCGCGGTCAGAACATTCGCAAAGGCGACAAAGTGTTGCTGCTCTACCACTCGGCCAATCGTGACGAGCGGGTGTTCGCGGATCCGGATCGCTTCGACATCGAGCGCGTGCCGAACGAGCATGTCGCCTTTGGCGGGTACGGCAAACACTTCTGCCTGGGCTCGAGTCTGGCCAGGCTCGAGCTTCGGTTGTTCTTTGAGGAAGTCTTGCCCCGGCTGCCCGACCTCGAACTGGCAGAGGGGGCCAAGCTCGAGCTTCGACCCTCAAACTTCATCGCCGGTCTTGAAGAGATGCAGGTGCGGTTCGCGCCCAAGTCTTGA
- a CDS encoding MFS transporter gives MAATASLSRFDANEKRVLAFTGAAHALTHYVELAYPTLAVVFAVEIGLPIEEVLGWSLIGYMLLGFGALPAGYLADRFGGRVLVTTGLLLSGGAMFAAGFVTPGWPIVVCLAFAGLGASTYHPAGMGLISRSISARGTALGINGIFGNIGIVLGPAVTGYLALTFGSQTTFVVTGIGILMVALATGALRFEEPPPGAQQEAVHTGAPVPRLLIASFVILCAAALLAGFSYRANSVAQPALFSERIHFLNFGFATSLAMCAGIGGQYIGGRIADRFPLPTSYLLFHAASLPAVLLIPYSSEYALFAAAALFAFFALGMQPIENSLFAQLTPERWRSTAYGLKFTLTFGIGASAVAVVEIVAPSQGFVGVYHVLAFVVGAIVAACSTLVWIQRIGQTGWVDSRPAANS, from the coding sequence ATGGCAGCAACCGCTTCCCTATCCCGCTTTGACGCAAACGAAAAAAGAGTGCTCGCCTTCACCGGTGCGGCGCATGCCCTCACCCACTACGTCGAACTTGCGTACCCCACCCTTGCCGTGGTGTTTGCGGTAGAAATCGGTCTCCCGATCGAAGAAGTCCTCGGCTGGAGCCTGATCGGGTACATGCTGCTCGGCTTTGGAGCCCTTCCCGCCGGCTACCTGGCCGACCGCTTTGGCGGCCGGGTGCTCGTGACAACCGGGTTGTTGCTTTCAGGGGGCGCGATGTTCGCGGCGGGCTTCGTAACACCGGGTTGGCCAATCGTCGTGTGTCTGGCATTTGCGGGACTCGGCGCCAGCACATACCACCCCGCCGGAATGGGTCTGATATCGCGAAGCATCTCGGCGCGGGGCACCGCACTGGGCATCAACGGTATTTTTGGAAACATCGGGATCGTGCTCGGTCCGGCCGTCACGGGCTATCTCGCATTGACATTCGGAAGCCAAACGACCTTCGTCGTGACGGGCATTGGAATCCTGATGGTCGCACTCGCCACCGGAGCCCTGCGCTTCGAAGAACCCCCACCGGGGGCGCAACAAGAAGCCGTACACACCGGTGCCCCAGTACCTCGCCTGCTCATCGCGAGTTTCGTGATCCTCTGCGCAGCCGCGCTGCTCGCGGGTTTCAGCTACCGAGCCAACTCGGTGGCCCAACCGGCCCTATTTTCCGAACGCATCCATTTTCTGAATTTTGGCTTCGCTACTTCGCTCGCCATGTGTGCAGGGATCGGAGGGCAATACATCGGCGGCCGGATCGCAGACCGTTTCCCCTTGCCGACCTCCTACCTGCTGTTTCACGCTGCGAGTCTACCGGCGGTCCTCTTGATCCCGTACTCGTCCGAGTACGCGCTGTTCGCGGCAGCGGCGCTGTTTGCCTTCTTCGCGCTGGGCATGCAGCCGATCGAGAACAGCTTGTTTGCTCAATTGACGCCGGAGCGCTGGAGGTCCACAGCCTACGGGCTCAAGTTTACGTTGACGTTTGGAATTGGTGCGAGTGCGGTCGCGGTCGTCGAGATTGTGGCGCCCAGTCAGGGGTTCGTCGGGGTGTACCACGTGCTGGCGTTTGTGGTGGGGGCGATCGTCGCGGCTTGTTCTACGCTGGTCTGGATTCAAAGAATCGGGCAAACTGGTTGGGTCGACTCCAGACCTGCAGCAAATTCGTGA
- a CDS encoding VOC family protein, with product MVNINGIAHVQLSVSDMSRSVPFYRRLLNSMSLQTIMDEDDFLYCVGGRTGVAIAPVAPEFEDSAFDQRRVGLHHVCFRARSREDVDAIHAVALEIGAKIVHPPEDGRFAPGYYSVLFEDPDGIRIEANFVPGKGHLEEGVELPLKVRGGG from the coding sequence ATGGTGAACATCAACGGGATCGCTCACGTCCAGTTGAGCGTGAGCGACATGAGCCGCTCAGTTCCTTTCTACAGGCGGCTGTTGAACTCCATGAGCCTGCAAACCATCATGGATGAGGACGACTTCCTCTATTGCGTGGGTGGCAGAACAGGGGTGGCGATTGCACCGGTAGCGCCCGAATTCGAGGACTCCGCATTCGATCAGCGCCGCGTGGGCCTGCATCATGTGTGCTTTCGCGCGCGCTCTCGAGAAGACGTCGATGCCATTCACGCGGTGGCGCTGGAAATCGGAGCCAAGATCGTTCATCCACCAGAAGACGGCAGGTTTGCGCCGGGTTACTACTCCGTGCTGTTCGAGGATCCCGATGGGATTCGCATCGAAGCCAACTTTGTGCCCGGCAAGGGCCACCTCGAGGAAGGCGTCGAACTTCCCCTGAAGGTGCGTGGTGGCGGCTGA
- a CDS encoding tetratricopeptide repeat protein, whose product MPSDSQFVVNANDANFEEVAIRGSTQQPVVVDFWAEWCGPCRALGPLLESLAEEFAGAFLLVKVDTETAPEASQRFNVRSIPAVVGIADGKIVAEFVGAQPEASVREFLAKLIPPPAEAQPTDKTDAPDGPAAQLQLGADLASRNQHEDALEIYLEVVKASPDFEDEAARRAMLELFDVLGSDHDVTRAFRAKLARLLYR is encoded by the coding sequence ATGCCGAGTGACTCGCAGTTCGTGGTCAATGCGAACGACGCAAACTTTGAAGAAGTTGCGATCCGCGGTTCGACGCAGCAACCCGTGGTGGTCGACTTCTGGGCAGAGTGGTGTGGACCGTGTCGCGCCCTCGGTCCGCTGCTCGAGTCGCTTGCAGAGGAATTTGCCGGCGCCTTCCTGCTGGTCAAGGTCGACACCGAAACCGCTCCAGAGGCTTCGCAACGGTTCAATGTGCGGAGCATCCCGGCCGTCGTCGGTATTGCGGATGGAAAAATCGTCGCCGAGTTCGTCGGCGCACAACCCGAGGCCTCGGTGCGCGAGTTCCTGGCCAAGTTGATCCCGCCCCCCGCCGAAGCCCAACCCACAGACAAAACCGACGCCCCGGACGGTCCCGCAGCCCAACTGCAGCTAGGCGCAGACCTCGCGTCGCGCAACCAGCACGAAGATGCGCTCGAGATCTATCTCGAGGTCGTGAAGGCATCACCCGACTTCGAGGATGAGGCAGCGCGTCGCGCCATGCTCGAGTTGTTCGACGTGCTGGGTTCAGACCACGATGTAACGCGAGCCTTTCGAGCCAAACTCGCCCGACTGCTCTACCGCTGA
- a CDS encoding LLM class F420-dependent oxidoreductase yields the protein MEYGLTYFPTDISMHPGEFAAAAEARGFESVWFAEHSHMPLGPITPGPPAGDEAGLPREYYAVSDPFVALSFAAATTTTLKLGSGICLVPQRDVFQTAKQVASLDLYSGGRFLFGIGGGWNQPEMENHGIPHRDRFVIMREKVEAMIQLWTEEQAEYHGNFVDFSACHAWPKPVQSPYPPIHVGGAGPAAIRRAVRYGDGWIPLMAAGDDDPLLLIPRLHRELEEAGRDVERFEITIYFCPADPEVVKRCEEAGVSRVLFGAPSVAADALLPALDQLAELTK from the coding sequence ATGGAATACGGACTGACCTACTTTCCGACCGACATCTCGATGCATCCAGGTGAATTCGCCGCCGCCGCCGAGGCGCGGGGGTTCGAGTCTGTCTGGTTTGCTGAGCACTCTCACATGCCACTCGGCCCCATCACCCCGGGACCCCCTGCGGGCGACGAGGCGGGTCTGCCCCGTGAGTACTACGCGGTCTCGGATCCGTTCGTTGCGCTGAGCTTTGCTGCGGCGACCACGACCACGCTGAAACTCGGCAGCGGAATCTGCCTGGTTCCCCAGCGCGACGTATTTCAGACCGCAAAGCAGGTGGCGAGCCTCGATCTCTACTCTGGGGGGCGTTTTCTGTTCGGCATCGGCGGCGGGTGGAACCAGCCCGAAATGGAAAATCACGGCATCCCCCATCGCGACCGGTTCGTCATCATGCGCGAAAAGGTCGAAGCCATGATTCAACTCTGGACCGAAGAGCAAGCCGAGTACCACGGCAACTTCGTCGACTTCAGTGCTTGTCACGCCTGGCCCAAGCCCGTGCAGTCCCCGTATCCGCCCATTCATGTCGGCGGCGCGGGGCCCGCCGCAATTCGGCGCGCGGTTCGCTACGGCGACGGTTGGATTCCGCTCATGGCCGCAGGAGACGACGATCCCCTGCTGCTGATTCCGCGTCTGCACCGGGAGTTGGAAGAGGCGGGGCGCGACGTGGAGCGTTTCGAAATCACGATCTACTTCTGTCCGGCAGACCCCGAGGTCGTGAAGCGCTGTGAAGAAGCCGGGGTATCGCGAGTGTTGTTCGGGGCGCCTTCGGTCGCAGCGGATGCATTGCTCCCCGCGCTCGACCAGTTGGCTGAACTCACGAAGTAG
- a CDS encoding NifU family protein: MRVAGVHSVIVKGNMLIVAKHAGAEWPKLLQPIEDAIRSGLDPTVDDVASPVDAIAAAAAGTGPEDELRNRVQAILDSEINPSVASHGGYISLLDVQGTRIFLHMGGGCQGCGMASATLRQGVETTLRSQIPEISEIMDTTDHAAGANPYYESGF, encoded by the coding sequence ATGCGCGTGGCCGGAGTTCATTCGGTGATCGTAAAGGGCAACATGTTGATCGTGGCCAAGCACGCCGGGGCCGAATGGCCCAAGCTGTTGCAACCGATTGAAGACGCAATTCGCAGCGGACTCGATCCGACAGTCGATGACGTCGCTTCGCCGGTAGACGCGATCGCCGCAGCCGCTGCGGGCACGGGCCCCGAAGACGAACTGCGCAACCGCGTCCAGGCAATCCTCGACAGCGAAATCAATCCCTCGGTCGCCAGTCACGGCGGCTACATCTCACTACTCGATGTACAGGGCACTCGCATCTTCCTGCACATGGGAGGTGGCTGCCAGGGTTGCGGCATGGCGAGCGCCACCCTGAGACAAGGCGTCGAAACCACATTGCGATCGCAAATTCCGGAGATCAGCGAGATCATGGACACCACCGATCACGCCGCTGGTGCGAACCCCTACTACGAATCGGGATTCTGA
- a CDS encoding iron-sulfur cluster assembly accessory protein — MADESSSSKVSAPLEWTAPAATQSSDESGNNQVVSLTPAAKTEVRRLLIEEGMPGLRLGIKGGGCSGLSYCLEFTEEQEGDTVIDFANFKVFLDRKSTIYLSGITLDHQSGLEGRGFVFQNPQASNTCGCGESFSI; from the coding sequence GCAAAGTCAGCGCGCCCCTGGAATGGACCGCCCCGGCCGCCACTCAATCCTCAGACGAATCCGGCAACAACCAGGTCGTGTCCCTTACCCCGGCGGCTAAAACGGAAGTCCGGCGCCTGCTCATAGAAGAGGGAATGCCCGGTCTTCGCCTCGGCATCAAGGGCGGCGGGTGCTCCGGCTTGAGCTACTGCCTCGAATTCACCGAAGAACAAGAGGGCGATACGGTGATCGACTTCGCGAACTTCAAGGTATTCCTCGACCGCAAAAGCACGATCTATCTCAGCGGAATCACCCTCGACCACCAGAGCGGCCTCGAAGGCCGCGGATTCGTTTTCCAAAATCCACAAGCGTCGAACACCTGTGGGTGTGGGGAGAGCTTCTCGATCTGA